The sequence below is a genomic window from Deltaproteobacteria bacterium.
TGAGGTGCAACGCTGTCCGGAGCTGCTGGTGGCCATCAAGCGCGCGGTTGATGAGCAGCGGACACCGGGCAGGTTCGTGTTGAGCGGCTCCGCCAATCTCTCCCTGCGCCACGGCGTGACCGAATCCCTCGCGGGTCGGGCGATGTGGCTGACCTTGGGGCCCTTCACCCGGCGCGAACGGCTTGGCGCAACCGAGGAACCGTTCCTGGTCCGTTTCCTGAAAGAGGCGCAACTTCCTCCGACCGCGTCCGCGCCGGCCTTGACGGACACGGAGGTTCTGTACGGTGGCATGCCGTCCATTGTCGTCCCCGGAGAGGTGGACCGGGATCTGTGGCTCCTGGGCTACGAGCAGACCTACCTCGAGCGCGACGTGCGTGACCTGGCTCAGGTTGCGGACCTGGTCACCTTTCGGACTCTGTTGCGCCTGGCCGCGGCCCGGACCGGCCAGCTTCTGAATCAGAGCGAGATTGCGCGTGACGCCAAGCTCCCGGTCAGTACCGCGGTGCGGTATCTGGGTCTGTTGGAAACGTCCTTCATTCTCAACCGTCTGCCGCCGTACATGCGCAGTCGCACGACTCGTCTGTTGAGATCGCCGAAGATCTTTCTCACGGATTCGGCCTTGGCCTGTCACTTGACGGCAACTTCGGACGTCAGTGTCGCCGCTGACGAACCCTTGCGCGGAGCCTTGTACGAGACTCTCGTGTACCAGAACCTTGCGGGCATACTCGGCGCTCACCTTCCGGACGCGGAGTTGGGCTTCTGGAGCATACAGGGACGCCACGAGGTCGATTTCGTCATTTCCCACAAACGCCGTCGCGTCGCCGTCGAGGTCAAGGCCGCCGGGCGGTTTGGAGAAAGGGACCTGGCCGGCCTGCGGGCCTTTCGGCAGAAGACGCCTGGCGCTTCGGTCGGCATTCTCGCCTACAACGGCTCCGAGGCCTTTGTCCCGGAAAAGGG
It includes:
- a CDS encoding ATP-binding protein; amino-acid sequence: MNATEAEVTYYQRDLCTLARRALKTFPVVVITGLRQAGKTTFLRHDGAFAGRRYVTLDDFAALEAARLDPESLLRGQELVTIDEVQRCPELLVAIKRAVDEQRTPGRFVLSGSANLSLRHGVTESLAGRAMWLTLGPFTRRERLGATEEPFLVRFLKEAQLPPTASAPALTDTEVLYGGMPSIVVPGEVDRDLWLLGYEQTYLERDVRDLAQVADLVTFRTLLRLAAARTGQLLNQSEIARDAKLPVSTAVRYLGLLETSFILNRLPPYMRSRTTRLLRSPKIFLTDSALACHLTATSDVSVAADEPLRGALYETLVYQNLAGILGAHLPDAELGFWSIQGRHEVDFVISHKRRRVAVEVKAAGRFGERDLAGLRAFRQKTPGASVGILAYNGSEAFVPEKGLFVVPLGLLLS